A single window of Uloborus diversus isolate 005 chromosome 5, Udiv.v.3.1, whole genome shotgun sequence DNA harbors:
- the LOC129222740 gene encoding splicing factor ESS-2 homolog, with translation MSITPISTVCLIDDTNEKKNVTTKKILSEEEYTEKLDKIITRDFFPDVPKLKAQNEYLSALEKGDIAKIQEIQLAYQPSQSSRSRVNSVRTVASTPAGFETPDVSSAASPLRSETETSRADSIASEKKPVSLDQFLAQSTSEDNASFQIIMEKSALVHQQKYPWLYKDENEEQNKLTKMLALPSAESDTIKEEKPELVTWAYKNQNSLMYVPPGADFTIEEKLSYGNRKEISHNNTRFEAPPFDEEANKEAIAEAASVQAKMKEGKVGIDGKEIIPGDSPQVNGYGFVGTPVPDPGITDTPIMTWGEIEGTPFRLDGSDTPLPQNPGGQQFKIPNLSARERIALSLADKVAKKHRKKTNTTLLSPLHMGSYSPATPMEKLQNMSPAARKLACAKLGIQQNTDKALRASYSPSPLRTPNANKTPVIQRSPVVSPAIKTLIKPSDADTMLNLPKRHKASDFF, from the exons ATGAGTATTACTCCGATTTCCACAGTATGCTTGATTGATGACACAAATGAGAAGAAAAATGTTACTACAAAAAAGATTTTATCGGAGGAAGAATATACGGAG AAATTAGATAAAATCATTACAAGGGACTTTTTCCCCGATGTGCCAAAACTAAAAGCTCAAAACGAATATCTTTCTGCTCTTGAAAAAGGTGATATTGCTAAAATACAAGAGATTCAACTAGCTTATCAACCAAGTCAAAGCTCTAGAAGCAGAGTTAATTCAGTTAGAACTGTTG ctTCAACTCCTGCAGGATTTGAAACACCAGATGTAAGCTCAGCAGCTTCTCCACTTAGAAGTGAAACAGAAACAAGTAGAGCAGACTCAATTG CATCTGAGAAGAAACCTGTGTCTCTCGATCAGTTTCTTGCCCAGAGTACTAGTGAAGACAACGCTTCATTTCAAATAATTATGGAAAAATCAGCTTTAGTTCATCAGCAGAAGTATCCTTGGTTATATAAAgatgaaaatgaagaacaaaataaattGACTAAAATGCTCGCTTTGCCGTCTGCGGAGAGTGATACGATAAAAGAAGAAAAGCCTGAGCTGGTTACTTGGGcatacaaaaatcaaaattctctGATGTATGTTCCTCCTG GGGCTGACTttacaattgaagaaaaattatcctACGGAAACCGGAAAGAAATTTCACACAACAATACAAGATTTGAAGCCCCTCCGTTTGATGAAGAAGCAAATAAAGAGGCCATTGCTGAAGCAGCATCAGTTCAAGCTAAGATGAAGGAAGGCAAAGTTGGAATTGATGGGAAAGAAATTATTCCTGGTGATTCACCTCAAGTAAATGGTTATGGCTTTGTTGGCACACCAGTACCTGATCCAG gtaTTACCGATACCCCTATCATGACTTGGGGTGAAATAGAAGGTACACCATTTCGATTGGATGGAAGCGATACTCCCTTACCTCAAAATCCTGGTGGACAGCAGTTCAAAATCCCAAATTTATCAGCAAGGGAAAGGATTGCTTTGTCTTTAGCTGACAAAGTAGCTAAGAAACATCGTAAAAAAACAAACACTACCTTATTAAG tcCTCTCCATATGGGCTCATATTCACCGGCAACTCCAATGGAAAAATTACAGAACATGTCCCCCGCTGCTCGTAAATTGGCATGTGCTAAACTAGGAATTCAACAAAATACCGATAAAGCTCTCCGAGCAAGCTATTCACCTTCGCCATTAAGGACTCCTAACGCTAACAAAACACCAGTAATTCAACGTAGTCCTGTTGTCTCCCCTGCTATTAAAACACTCATCAAGCCATCAGATGCAGACACAATGTTGAATCTTCCCAAGCGACATAAAGCCAGTGATTTCTTCTAA